Proteins from a single region of Apium graveolens cultivar Ventura chromosome 7, ASM990537v1, whole genome shotgun sequence:
- the LOC141670562 gene encoding uncharacterized protein LOC141670562 isoform X6 — protein sequence MAFFGPNMEALEVIVSDLVLSSAINSSVFQQEALEDKVSDQIFGSAISTSVFQWRCVSNHLMGSSSIIVPGHVHMASTPATIIHFNSEYRALKCLQHIDAKNYGSVRIICRVLCW from the exons ATGGCTTTCTTTGGGCCAAACATG GAAGCTTTAGAAGTCATAGTCTCTGATCTAGTTTTGAGTTCTGCTATAAACAGCTCTGTTTTCCAG CAGGAAGCTTTAGAGGACAAAGTCTCTGATCAAATTTTTGGTTCAGCTATAAGTACTTCTGTTTTTCAG TGGCGTTGCGTTTCCAATCATCTTATGGGGTCATCAAGCATCATTGTTCCAG GTCATGTGCATATGGCTTCCACACCAGCAACGATAATACATTTCAATTCAGAATACAGGGCACTAAAATGTCTACAACATATAGATGCAAAAAATTATGG GTCCGTGAGAATTATCTGCAGGGTGTTGTGCTGGTGA
- the LOC141670562 gene encoding uncharacterized protein LOC141670562 isoform X1 yields the protein MAFFGPNMEALEVIVSDLVLSSAINSSVFQQEALEDKVSDQIFGSAISTSVFQWRCVSNHLMGSSSIIVPGHVHMASTPATIIHFNSEYRALKCLQHIDAKNYGQVTCRIPIDTIHTHSQKQLNEIPELRNIRTNQKVENSVKHLCDRRYTNLNTRSMAQFWIHCISCTSTK from the exons ATGGCTTTCTTTGGGCCAAACATG GAAGCTTTAGAAGTCATAGTCTCTGATCTAGTTTTGAGTTCTGCTATAAACAGCTCTGTTTTCCAG CAGGAAGCTTTAGAGGACAAAGTCTCTGATCAAATTTTTGGTTCAGCTATAAGTACTTCTGTTTTTCAG TGGCGTTGCGTTTCCAATCATCTTATGGGGTCATCAAGCATCATTGTTCCAG GTCATGTGCATATGGCTTCCACACCAGCAACGATAATACATTTCAATTCAGAATACAGGGCACTAAAATGTCTACAACATATAGATGCAAAAAATTATGGGCAAGTCACATGCAGAATTCCTATAGACACCATCCATACTCATTCCCAAAAACAATTAAACGAGATCCCCGAACTCCGAAACATCCGCACAAACCAAAAGGTTGAAAACTCAGTGAAACACCTATGCGACCGAAGATATACAAACTTAAATACAAGGAGCATGGCCCAATTTTGGATACATTGCATTTCATGTACTTCTACTAAATAG
- the LOC141670562 gene encoding uncharacterized protein LOC141670562 isoform X3, producing the protein MAFFGPNMEALEVIVSDLVLSSAINSSVFQQEALEDKVSDQIFGSAISTSVFQWRCVSNHLMGSSSIIVPGHVHMASTPATIIHFNSEYRALKCLQHIDAKNYGQVTCRIPIDTIHTHSQKQLNEIPELRNIRTNQKVENSVKHLCDRRYTNLNTRSMAQFWIHCISCP; encoded by the exons ATGGCTTTCTTTGGGCCAAACATG GAAGCTTTAGAAGTCATAGTCTCTGATCTAGTTTTGAGTTCTGCTATAAACAGCTCTGTTTTCCAG CAGGAAGCTTTAGAGGACAAAGTCTCTGATCAAATTTTTGGTTCAGCTATAAGTACTTCTGTTTTTCAG TGGCGTTGCGTTTCCAATCATCTTATGGGGTCATCAAGCATCATTGTTCCAG GTCATGTGCATATGGCTTCCACACCAGCAACGATAATACATTTCAATTCAGAATACAGGGCACTAAAATGTCTACAACATATAGATGCAAAAAATTATGGGCAAGTCACATGCAGAATTCCTATAGACACCATCCATACTCATTCCCAAAAACAATTAAACGAGATCCCCGAACTCCGAAACATCCGCACAAACCAAAAGGTTGAAAACTCAGTGAAACACCTATGCGACCGAAGATATACAAACTTAAATACAAGGAGCATGGCCCAATTTTGGATACATTGCATTTCAT GTCCGTGA
- the LOC141670562 gene encoding uncharacterized protein LOC141670562 isoform X2: MAFFGPNMEALEVIVSDLVLSSAINSSVFQEALEDKVSDQIFGSAISTSVFQWRCVSNHLMGSSSIIVPGHVHMASTPATIIHFNSEYRALKCLQHIDAKNYGQVTCRIPIDTIHTHSQKQLNEIPELRNIRTNQKVENSVKHLCDRRYTNLNTRSMAQFWIHCISCTSTK; this comes from the exons ATGGCTTTCTTTGGGCCAAACATG GAAGCTTTAGAAGTCATAGTCTCTGATCTAGTTTTGAGTTCTGCTATAAACAGCTCTGTTTTCCAG GAAGCTTTAGAGGACAAAGTCTCTGATCAAATTTTTGGTTCAGCTATAAGTACTTCTGTTTTTCAG TGGCGTTGCGTTTCCAATCATCTTATGGGGTCATCAAGCATCATTGTTCCAG GTCATGTGCATATGGCTTCCACACCAGCAACGATAATACATTTCAATTCAGAATACAGGGCACTAAAATGTCTACAACATATAGATGCAAAAAATTATGGGCAAGTCACATGCAGAATTCCTATAGACACCATCCATACTCATTCCCAAAAACAATTAAACGAGATCCCCGAACTCCGAAACATCCGCACAAACCAAAAGGTTGAAAACTCAGTGAAACACCTATGCGACCGAAGATATACAAACTTAAATACAAGGAGCATGGCCCAATTTTGGATACATTGCATTTCATGTACTTCTACTAAATAG
- the LOC141670562 gene encoding uncharacterized protein LOC141670562 isoform X4, with protein MWCIYEALEVIVSDLVLSSAINSSVFQQEALEDKVSDQIFGSAISTSVFQWRCVSNHLMGSSSIIVPGHVHMASTPATIIHFNSEYRALKCLQHIDAKNYGQVTCRIPIDTIHTHSQKQLNEIPELRNIRTNQKVENSVKHLCDRRYTNLNTRSMAQFWIHCISCTSTK; from the exons ATGTGGTGTATTTAC GAAGCTTTAGAAGTCATAGTCTCTGATCTAGTTTTGAGTTCTGCTATAAACAGCTCTGTTTTCCAG CAGGAAGCTTTAGAGGACAAAGTCTCTGATCAAATTTTTGGTTCAGCTATAAGTACTTCTGTTTTTCAG TGGCGTTGCGTTTCCAATCATCTTATGGGGTCATCAAGCATCATTGTTCCAG GTCATGTGCATATGGCTTCCACACCAGCAACGATAATACATTTCAATTCAGAATACAGGGCACTAAAATGTCTACAACATATAGATGCAAAAAATTATGGGCAAGTCACATGCAGAATTCCTATAGACACCATCCATACTCATTCCCAAAAACAATTAAACGAGATCCCCGAACTCCGAAACATCCGCACAAACCAAAAGGTTGAAAACTCAGTGAAACACCTATGCGACCGAAGATATACAAACTTAAATACAAGGAGCATGGCCCAATTTTGGATACATTGCATTTCATGTACTTCTACTAAATAG
- the LOC141670562 gene encoding uncharacterized protein LOC141670562 isoform X5 produces MWCIYEALEVIVSDLVLSSAINSSVFQEALEDKVSDQIFGSAISTSVFQWRCVSNHLMGSSSIIVPGHVHMASTPATIIHFNSEYRALKCLQHIDAKNYGQVTCRIPIDTIHTHSQKQLNEIPELRNIRTNQKVENSVKHLCDRRYTNLNTRSMAQFWIHCISCTSTK; encoded by the exons ATGTGGTGTATTTAC GAAGCTTTAGAAGTCATAGTCTCTGATCTAGTTTTGAGTTCTGCTATAAACAGCTCTGTTTTCCAG GAAGCTTTAGAGGACAAAGTCTCTGATCAAATTTTTGGTTCAGCTATAAGTACTTCTGTTTTTCAG TGGCGTTGCGTTTCCAATCATCTTATGGGGTCATCAAGCATCATTGTTCCAG GTCATGTGCATATGGCTTCCACACCAGCAACGATAATACATTTCAATTCAGAATACAGGGCACTAAAATGTCTACAACATATAGATGCAAAAAATTATGGGCAAGTCACATGCAGAATTCCTATAGACACCATCCATACTCATTCCCAAAAACAATTAAACGAGATCCCCGAACTCCGAAACATCCGCACAAACCAAAAGGTTGAAAACTCAGTGAAACACCTATGCGACCGAAGATATACAAACTTAAATACAAGGAGCATGGCCCAATTTTGGATACATTGCATTTCATGTACTTCTACTAAATAG